The genomic stretch TTGCTTGCTACATTAGGATTAGCTCTTGAATTATTCAAAACATATCAACCATGGCTATTTACTTTTTTAGCAATAATAATAATCACTTACGTTATATTTAACTTAGTGATTTTGATTCTACTTAAATTCAAGGACAAAATAACGGAGTAACGGTTGATTATCATTCCTATAGCTAGTGGAAAAGGAGGAGTTGGTAAATCTCTTTTTTCAACAAATATTGCAATTTGTCTTGCAAATGAAGGGAAAAAAGTATTACTTGTAGACCTTGACCTGGGTGGTTCCAATTTACACTCTATGCTTAATATTATGCCAAAAAAAAGCATCGGAACATTTCTCAAAACACAAATTCACTTTCAAGACATCATCCTTGAATCAGGAATAAAAAATTTAAATTTTATAGCAGGAGACTCAGATATACCAGAACTTGCAAATATAGCTATCTTTCAAAAGAAAAAAATAATAAAAAATTTAAAAAATCAAAATTACGACTATCTAATAATTGATCTTGGAGCTGGGACAACATTTAATACAATAGATTTTTTTTTAATGTCAAACAGAGGAGTCATAGTAACAATTCCAACAGTAACAGCAACAATGAATGCCTATTTATTCTTAAAAAACGCAATCTTTAGACTAATATCAAAAATATTTACAAAAGAAACAAAAGCATACAAAATAGTATCCAATATAAGAAAAGATTCTACAGATTTACAAAAAATATACATACCAAATCTTCTACTTAAAATAGAGGAACATGATCCTGAAAATTATGCAAAATTTATGCAAATATTCGCACAATTTAGTCCCTTCATTATATTTAACATGTTAAACAAACCTGAAGATATTATTAAAACTGAAAAAATACTAAAGTCGGCTAAAAATTATTTAAATATCAATTTACAAAGTATAGGCTCAATTTATAAAGATGAACTTGTTGATCAAGCATTAAATCACAAAATACCAATAACTATTTATAAGCCAACAAGTTTAATTTCAAAAAGCATAAAAAAAATAGCTAAAAGATTAATTGAACTTGAAGATGTAATAAACGATGTAGAGCTTTTAAATGAAGATGACTTAAATGAAAGCTACTATTTTGTAATAAAAGAAGCACAAGACGAATATTTAGAAAAGTACGCATATCTTGAATCATTATTGATGAATAAAACAATAGACAACAATGCAATAATTGATATAATCAAATCTCAACAAAAAGAAATTGCAACACTTAGAAAACAAAATATAATGTTTAAAAAAAAATTATTTACAAAATTAAAAAAAGACTAAGGAGACAGAAATGCCAAATTATATAAATTATCCTAGCTGGTTGCATCCCGAAATCATTAAAGGAATTCCAATTACATGGTATAGCCTATCTTATATCATCATTATAATAATTTCTTATAAATTTATCTGGTATCAAATCAGGACTGACAAACTTGACATAGACAAAAATGATTATGAGCAATTAATGTTCTCCATCGTCATGGGCGCAATCATTGGAGGAAGATTAGCATCTACTTTAATTTATGATAAAAGTGGTATTTATTATACACACCCATGGATGATTTTTTTACCATTTGACCAAAACTGGAATTTTACAGGCTTTAGAGGAATGGCAATACACGGAGGATTTTTTGGAGTCATTATTGCACCGTTAATAATGATAAACACAAAACTTAAAAACACGAATGTAAAAAAATATTTTAAAAAAATAACAGATTATGGTGCAATAGCTTTCTCTTCAGGATATATACTTGGAAGACTTGCTAATTTTGCAAATGCAGAACTTTATGGAAGACCAATGAAAGGTGGTGTAATCTTTCCAAATGCAGAACCTTTTAAAATAAGCCAAAATGGAGTCAAAGAATTCGCAGAATCGGTTGGCCTTGAAATATTACCTCATGATTTATTTATTAATTTACCAAGAATCCCATCCCAACTCATAGAAGGATTGTTCGAAGGACCTGTAATCTTTTTATTATTATGGTTCATATTTAGAAAAATAAAAAAATATGATGGCTTTATCTTTGGTGTATACATAATACTTTATGGAATATTTAGATTTTTAATTGAATACCTAAGAGAGCCTGATAAAGAAATAGGATTTATTATAACTTACAGAAAACCTGAGAGCATATTGGACTTTTCATTTTTAAATATATCAATGGGCCAAATATTTTCGTCAATTTTAATATTAGCAGGAATAATCTGGCTTATATGGACTAAAAAACAAGCTCAAAAAAACTAAATAAATCAACAAAAACATAGATTTATATAAAAAATAAGATAGATTTATTTAAGTAAGATGAGGAATAAAAATCCAAATGCAATCGTAATATCTGAAAAAGCTGTTAGTGATAAAGATGTTATAAAAATAAAATCTATTTTTACAATATCTCAAATAATAGAATCTAGAAAAAATGTCTCAAGTTCATATATCAAACAAAGCAATATTAAATTTGCCGTTATTTATAATCATAAAAGACCAATAGATTTTTCAATAAATATAGCAAATGACTTAAAAAGTATTAATAACGTTCATTCAATTATCATAAACAATGAATATATAGATGAATCGATTTATAGACCAAATTACATAGAAATATTACAAAGCATACAAGAACTGAGCGAAAAAAATAAACTAATACAACAGAAAAAATTTTATTATGATAATAAAAATGCCAATCTTGATTTTTTCTTAAACTTATCTGAACTTATTCAAGAAATAGTCATTATCACAAACACTGAAAATGACATCATTTATATCAATGAAAAAGGCAGTAAAGAACTTGAATTACCAATAAAGATTAAAGGTAAAACAAACAAAATAAGTGATATCGATATAATAGATTTTGAAAAAGAAACTAAAATAGATTTAAGTTATAATATAGATGATATTCCTGAATTTAAAAATATACTGATAACTGATTGTCTTTTAAAGGTAAAAAATAACAAAAAATTAACCGTCGATCTATTTATAAGTACAATTGCTCAAAATAACATTGATAAATTAATTACAATAAAAGATGTATCTGATTTAAAATCTAAGCACAATATTCCGCACTTCGAAGTCATCGATCAAGAAACTGACTTATATAATATTAAAGAACTTGAAAAGTTATTGATCAACCAAATTGATTATTCTTCTAAAAAAACATATCTATTTGATTTGGATTTACACATAAATACAGAATATGAATATAAAGGCAATAGGGACCACATAGACGTAAAAATACTTAAAAAAATTACTTCTAGAATAATGTCATTCTATTCAGAATATATATTTAAATTAAAAGACAATAATCTAATAGTTATTATATCCACAAGTGGAGGAGAACAAAGAGTCATTTCAATTGCAGAAGAAATAAAAAAAACTATCTCTAGAGAACTTAAAAAAGAAGGTCTCATAATACTTAAATTTAATATAGGCATAATAGAAGTAAACTTAAAAGAAGATATAGAAACAAAAATTTCAAAATTAAAAATAGCAACAAAAATATCTGATGAATACAAAGATTCCATGCCTATTTTATATAAAGATGAATTACCAGAAACAATAATTATTAAAAATCAAAATAAAATATTTGAATACATAATAAAAGCAATAAAAAATGACTTCTTTAGTCTATACTACCAAAAAATTACCCCTCTCAAAAAAGATTTAACACCTAAAATTGAAATATTAACAAGACTTTTTGATTACACAGGAACACCAATTCCAAACAATCATGTCTTTGGTTTAATAGATAAATATAATTTAACCGTAGAAGTAGATAAATTAGTAGTTACTAAAGCATTAAGAGAATATACAAACTTTGTAACAAAAAATGGTGTTCATATCTTTTCAATCAATATTTCACCATATTCACTTAAATCCAAAAACTTCAGAATCTTTTTAAAAGAAACCCTTCTACAAAGTCATGTCCCACTTCAAAATATATGCCTAGAAATAACAGAAACTGGCATTGTAGAAAATTTCGAATTAATCAACACATATTTCAATGAACTTAAAACTTTTGGAATTAAACTTGCACTTGATGATTTTGGAAGTGGATATACATCTCTTTCATACATCAAAATTTTACCAATAGACATCATCAAAATAGATGGTTCTTTTATTCAAGTAATAAATTCTAGTCAAATAGATCTTGTAATAATAAAATCAATAAAAGAAATTGCTGATACAAAACAAATAAAAATTATCGCTGAATTCGTGTCTAATGAAGAAATTTTTAAAAAGATTAGTGAAATAGGAATAGATTATGGTCAAGGATTTTTATGGCATAAGCCAGAACCAATATAAAAATACATAAATTTTTATACATCAAAAGATTTAAAGTTACATCACAAACATTATTAGGCTGACAAAATAATTAATACATAACAAATTACAAGTGCTAGAATGTTATAATAAGTAATTAAGAGGAGGAATTTTATGACTAAACAAAATCCTTGGCTGTCATTAAACGAAGAAAAGAAAAACAATATATTAGAATTTGCTCACAAATACAAGAAATTCTTAAATACAGTAAAAACAGAACGAGAAGCTACCAACTATGCCATACAAAAAGCAAAAGAAAAAGGTTTCATCAGCGCCTGCCAAAAAAAAGAACTTCAAGCTGGAGACAAAATTTTCTACACATCTCGCAACAAAAACATAGCTCTTGTATTTATAGGAAGAGAACCTATTGAAAATGGAATGC from Borrelia duttonii Ly encodes the following:
- a CDS encoding EAL domain-containing protein — protein: MRNKNPNAIVISEKAVSDKDVIKIKSIFTISQIIESRKNVSSSYIKQSNIKFAVIYNHKRPIDFSINIANDLKSINNVHSIIINNEYIDESIYRPNYIEILQSIQELSEKNKLIQQKKFYYDNKNANLDFFLNLSELIQEIVIITNTENDIIYINEKGSKELELPIKIKGKTNKISDIDIIDFEKETKIDLSYNIDDIPEFKNILITDCLLKVKNNKKLTVDLFISTIAQNNIDKLITIKDVSDLKSKHNIPHFEVIDQETDLYNIKELEKLLINQIDYSSKKTYLFDLDLHINTEYEYKGNRDHIDVKILKKITSRIMSFYSEYIFKLKDNNLIVIISTSGGEQRVISIAEEIKKTISRELKKEGLIILKFNIGIIEVNLKEDIETKISKLKIATKISDEYKDSMPILYKDELPETIIIKNQNKIFEYIIKAIKNDFFSLYYQKITPLKKDLTPKIEILTRLFDYTGTPIPNNHVFGLIDKYNLTVEVDKLVVTKALREYTNFVTKNGVHIFSINISPYSLKSKNFRIFLKETLLQSHVPLQNICLEITETGIVENFELINTYFNELKTFGIKLALDDFGSGYTSLSYIKILPIDIIKIDGSFIQVINSSQIDLVIIKSIKEIADTKQIKIIAEFVSNEEIFKKISEIGIDYGQGFLWHKPEPI
- a CDS encoding P-loop NTPase, with product MIIIPIASGKGGVGKSLFSTNIAICLANEGKKVLLVDLDLGGSNLHSMLNIMPKKSIGTFLKTQIHFQDIILESGIKNLNFIAGDSDIPELANIAIFQKKKIIKNLKNQNYDYLIIDLGAGTTFNTIDFFLMSNRGVIVTIPTVTATMNAYLFLKNAIFRLISKIFTKETKAYKIVSNIRKDSTDLQKIYIPNLLLKIEEHDPENYAKFMQIFAQFSPFIIFNMLNKPEDIIKTEKILKSAKNYLNINLQSIGSIYKDELVDQALNHKIPITIYKPTSLISKSIKKIAKRLIELEDVINDVELLNEDDLNESYYFVIKEAQDEYLEKYAYLESLLMNKTIDNNAIIDIIKSQQKEIATLRKQNIMFKKKLFTKLKKD
- the lgt gene encoding prolipoprotein diacylglyceryl transferase, giving the protein MPNYINYPSWLHPEIIKGIPITWYSLSYIIIIIISYKFIWYQIRTDKLDIDKNDYEQLMFSIVMGAIIGGRLASTLIYDKSGIYYTHPWMIFLPFDQNWNFTGFRGMAIHGGFFGVIIAPLIMINTKLKNTNVKKYFKKITDYGAIAFSSGYILGRLANFANAELYGRPMKGGVIFPNAEPFKISQNGVKEFAESVGLEILPHDLFINLPRIPSQLIEGLFEGPVIFLLLWFIFRKIKKYDGFIFGVYIILYGIFRFLIEYLREPDKEIGFIITYRKPESILDFSFLNISMGQIFSSILILAGIIWLIWTKKQAQKN